The sequence ATGTCTATTATCTAGGCAAAGAGGATCTGTTCCTGTTCCTGAGCGCTCACGGAGCCAGACACGGCTGGTCAAGACTGCGCTGGCTGCTAGATATTAAGCAGTTGTTAGCGCAACAGCCAGAGCCTGGCGCGTTGATCCAGCTCCTTCAGCGGTATCATTATAGCAATATGGGGGGTCAGGCTCTGCTATTGGCGGCCGCTTTACTAAAGGCACCGATAGATCCCGCCTTGTCAGGCTTGACAGATAGCCCTAAGGCCCATCGGTTGGCAGAGCTTTCCATGTTCTACATTGAGCGTTTGGTCAACCTGAATAATCCTCCGTTGGCGCCGGAAGTGGAGCGGCATTACAAATATTATCAGCCAGCGATTCTAACGCGTCCGCAGCAGCTCCTGTACGTACTGGGATTTCTGTATCCCTATGCGGCGGACGCAAAGACACTGCCACTGCCTCAGCCGCTGCATTTTTTGTATTTCCCGTTGCGCCCCTTTTTATGGGGCTGGAGAAAAGCGATTGGTGAGGACAAGTAAAGCTTGCTCCACTATCCATGGATAAGTTCGATCAGAATCGTCCGGACTGAAAAGCCCCTATTCACTCGGAATCAGGCGATTTGAGAGTTTGGCGGACTCGAGGGACGCTATTGATTCAGTTTCTTCCCAAAAGAACCTGTTTTTGATTCAATAGCGTTTCCTGAGTCCGCTTCCTGTTTCGTTCACCCCCTCAAAAGGGAAATAGCGGCTCTACAGTCCGCCTGGGTCGAACTGCAAAACTTTTTTTATAAGATATTGTCTCAACGCGGTGAGAAACAGAAGTTTTCGCCATATCAAGAAGAAAACGAGTGAAATTCTTATCTTTCAAGTAAAAAGGCCCCTTCTCTTTTCGGATGAATCCGTAAGAGAAGGAGCCTTTTTGCTGCTCGGATATGTGTTTTTCATTAGATAAATTAGAGTTTCGCCCTTCTACATAGCCTCATTTTGACTGCTTAACAATCGGCTAAACATCCCGCCCTTTTCTAAAGCTAGTCCTGAATACAGACCCTGCTGTACAACATGACCATCGTCAATAACCAAAATCTGATCCGCTCCCCGGATTGTAGATAGACGGTGGGCAATCACGATAATCGTTACGGAGTGCTTCAACCGATCCAAGGCTTCCTGAATTTTCTTCTCGTTCTCCGTGTCCAGCGCACTCGTCGCCTCATCCAGAACCAATATGGAAGGCTTGCGGATAATCGCCCGCGCGAGTACGAGACGCTGCCGTTCCCCACCAGACAGGCGAATACCCCGGTCCCCAATTAGCGTATCTAGTCCCTGCGGCAGTGCACGAACAAATTCAGCAGAAGAAGCGAACTCCAAGGCTTCCCATAGCTCTTCCTCGCTCGCATCTGGTTTAATCATGGTGAGGTTCTCCCGAATGGTAGCATTATAAAGGAATGGGTCCTGTGCTACATAGCCAATTGACCGTCTGTAAGACAGAAGCCGCTCTCCCGAGATCGGTTTGCCGTCGGCCAGAATCTCCCCTGATTCCGGCTGCATAAGTCCCATAAGCAGATCAACAAGCGTGCTCTTCCCTGCTCCCGAACGTCCAACTACAGCCGTCATGCGATTGGCGGGAATAAAGACATTTACCTGCTGCAGCGAATAATGCGGCTCCTGCGGATGATAACGGAAATCGACATCCCGCGCTTCCAGACCCCGCTTCAGCGTCAAAGGGACAATGTGCTGCTTGCTTTCCTCCTCACTACGTTCAGCGGCCTGCTGGCATTCTTCCTGCAATTGCTGCAACTGTTTAAACGAAGGAAGAACCGAAGACAGCTGCTCCATCAAGGACTGCAGCGTAGCGAAAGTCGGCCACAGCCGGGCAAAGATCAGGATGACCAGCAACAGATGTGGACCCTCTGCATGCATAAACCGGAAAGACACGAAGATAAACACGGCGATCAGCAGTGTAGATGACATTTTGTACAACAGCTGGGAATTGGAGCGCATCCGTGTATAATCAAGCTGCTCCTGCTTGACCTCCCCAGTGAAATCATGAAGCCAATTCAGTCGGGAAAGCTCCAGATTGTTGCTTTTGATATCTTTGATACCGTTCAATTGGTCCGTGATTCCACCCAAATAAACTTTACCGAGTAAGGAACTGCGGCTGCCCAGCTTTCTGGCCTTACGGATAAATCGGCGGGAGAATACGGATAGCAGGACCGCACAAACCAGAACGGAGAGGGTCATCTTGGGGGACAGCCAAAAGGCGAAGCCAATTTGGACTAGGGTGAACAGAAGCGAAGTAATAAACTGCAAGAAACTGCTTATGCCTGCGAGCACTCTCGCCAGTTCCGTTGTCATCATATTGATCAGGTCCGAAGTCCGTTTTTTGAGAAAAAAAGACCACTCGGCCCGCAATAGTGCGCTGTATACTTCATACCGCAGCTTCCGGCCATAATTCTGCTGAATTTCTACGTTGCGGATCGCGACTGACCGTGAGATCACATTCTGGCAAAGGGCGATCAGAATGTAGACTCCAAGCACAAGCAGAAGCGCCGTGGACTGTGGCAGCTCTGTGATAAAATCAAACATAGGTAAATTATAACCCGCTCCTGTACCGCCAAGCTGAATGCCCGCCATTGCCAGCATGGGCACGAGCAGCAGAATGGCCGAACTTTCCAGCAGTCCGCTGATGAGCATGCCTAACATATTAAGGTACAGTTTAACTCCAGACAAAGCAAACAGCTGGCGGATGTAATAGATTATTACTTGCATGGGCACACCTCGATTACTCGGCTTGTAAGACTTTTGCAAACTTCTCCACAACGACAAAACCCTGCATCATATCGTCGCCAGAGACATAATAAGCCCCACTGCGCAGCCAAGCATGCGCAATCATTTGGCCTTTTACGTCTCTCGCAACCCCCAGATACAGTGTGCTTTCTATTCCGCGCTTCTCTAGCATGTCCAGTCCGGCCACCGCTCTGACCATACAAGTACTCTTCCAAGGCGTATATCTGCTGATTATTCGAATAGCGCTAGTAATATGCTTAATACTAGTAATATCGCTGTCTTTGGAGACCGAAGAGGTCTCATTAGACTTTAGACCGAGCCTCGTCGCGGTCTTGGAGAACGGAAACAATAGCTGAATTCTCGCCAAGGTCAATCTCAACAAGGCTTCTGGAATCAGCGCCAACACAGCTTTGTCATAAGTTAACAGCCGACGAATGCGCCGAAGCGTACTCATGGCCGGCTGACGAATTCGATAAGATCCTCTTCCAGCAAATGCTGCAGGAAGGAAAACACATCCCGCTCAGCAAGTTCGGCCGAAACTTCAAAATTGTCCTTAATGGTCTCTACCACGAGGCTAACAGGAGCAGGGGATGCCAGCGCATTCCAGATCTCTCCGCCAACCTCTCCAAGGTTATAGTACTTTCCGTTCTTCACATTCAGCATAACCTTCTCACCGTCCATGTCGCTGGCAATATTGCCAGCCTGTTGCACAAGAACAGATTCGAGGGACAACATATTTGTATTGTTCATTGATTTATCTCTCCTCCACTTGATTATGGATCGTTTCAAGAACAAGCGCAGCTTGCTCCGGAGCGCTAAAGCCCTGCTCTGGCCGGGTAAGCCGATAAATCGGCAATCGGTTGACGAATGAGGCGATCAGGCTGAAATGCCATTCCATGATACCGAGGTGACTCACGACATGCTTCTGATACGTATGATTAAATATCGTATGGAATCGTTCCATTCCTTGGATAGGCTGTACAGTTATTGGACTGTCAGACGAAACCGCTAATTCGAATACACCGGCGAGCGGCAACGGTTCGGCGTGAAAGCGGTCATGTACCGGAACTGCGAATTTAGCTTCTCTTTGGAAAAGCGGGCGATAAGAGGACGAACTCATTCCCAAATAGTCCAAGCTTTGCTGCCATAACTTCTGCTGCGGATAGCCTGGAACTGCTAACGGATGTCCATTTTGCACCATAACGGGAATAACGTCGTCGCTGATAAGCCGGTAGTTCTGATCCATTAAATAGGAAGCGAGTGTCGATTTGCCTGCTCCGGAACGGCCCACCAGCGCGTAGGCTTTTTTATCGATGACAAGCGCACTACCGTGAAGGGGGAGAACTCGTCTTTGCATAAGCAGAATCCCCATACAGCTTCCCAGAATAAACAAACGAATACAATCCTCGTCAGCATGGGCAGCGGGTGATACCACTATTGTATTGCCGTCTTGAACAGAAAAAATAGCTGTATCCTTGATCTCGAACATGACTTCGTTACCCAGCAACCCTAGACTGAGGGAAACCTTAGGTATGTTTGCCCATCGCTCAGCCAAGTCCGCTTGAATGACTGATATGCTGCCGATGAGTCCTGGTTGATCGGTTAAAGGAAGTTCCGGCAATGGTAATTCACTATAAATTTGTAGACCAAAGGCTTTATAGGCAAGGCGCTGAACTGTATTGACCATACTGTTCACTCCATATTGTCAATTTCACCCGCTATCTTCCACGGATGATGTATAAAAAGAAAACCCCCATCCCCCTCCCAACATGCTTAGGGGGATAAGGGCGGGGCCGGACTAACGGCCATTTTACGAGTAGTGTACAACTTCAGTTGGATCAGCCTGGAAAGAGTCAGCAATTCTTTCTCCTGGTCCAGCCATAGTCATTTTGATATCAAGAACTTCCAAAGAAGGCGTGTTATATTCTTTTTTCATTATTTTCACCTCCCTTCAAGTGTGATCTGTCAGGACATACGCTTCAGAAAACGATAAAATACAAGTCCTCGTGATAGAAGGCGGAAGTCTGTACTATAAATCATAGTGGGATCAGGCTTGCTGCCAAGCCGTTCTAGACATCTAGCAAGATCTACATGGTTCAAATAGGACGATGCACGGGGATCTCTAATCATTTCTTTTAGCTCCCTAAGGAAAGAGGGCCACTCCGGCATCATGCGGTGAATCCCATCCGCCCCCTGCAACCCGCGCCGCTTACGATTCATTCTGACCTTGTCCGGAAGTCGTCCCTTCATTGCCCTGCGAACTAAGGAACGGTCTACTCCGTTCTGAACATATTGTTCTTCTGGCACAGACAGACAGAAACGGATCACACGCAAATCATTGGTGGGATCGC comes from Paenibacillus sp. 19GGS1-52 and encodes:
- a CDS encoding ABC transporter ATP-binding protein, whose translation is MQVIIYYIRQLFALSGVKLYLNMLGMLISGLLESSAILLLVPMLAMAGIQLGGTGAGYNLPMFDFITELPQSTALLLVLGVYILIALCQNVISRSVAIRNVEIQQNYGRKLRYEVYSALLRAEWSFFLKKRTSDLINMMTTELARVLAGISSFLQFITSLLFTLVQIGFAFWLSPKMTLSVLVCAVLLSVFSRRFIRKARKLGSRSSLLGKVYLGGITDQLNGIKDIKSNNLELSRLNWLHDFTGEVKQEQLDYTRMRSNSQLLYKMSSTLLIAVFIFVSFRFMHAEGPHLLLVILIFARLWPTFATLQSLMEQLSSVLPSFKQLQQLQEECQQAAERSEEESKQHIVPLTLKRGLEARDVDFRYHPQEPHYSLQQVNVFIPANRMTAVVGRSGAGKSTLVDLLMGLMQPESGEILADGKPISGERLLSYRRSIGYVAQDPFLYNATIRENLTMIKPDASEEELWEALEFASSAEFVRALPQGLDTLIGDRGIRLSGGERQRLVLARAIIRKPSILVLDEATSALDTENEKKIQEALDRLKHSVTIIVIAHRLSTIRGADQILVIDDGHVVQQGLYSGLALEKGGMFSRLLSSQNEAM
- a CDS encoding lasso peptide biosynthesis B2 protein, with product MSTLRRIRRLLTYDKAVLALIPEALLRLTLARIQLLFPFSKTATRLGLKSNETSSVSKDSDITSIKHITSAIRIISRYTPWKSTCMVRAVAGLDMLEKRGIESTLYLGVARDVKGQMIAHAWLRSGAYYVSGDDMMQGFVVVEKFAKVLQAE
- a CDS encoding lasso peptide biosynthesis PqqD family chaperone — translated: MNNTNMLSLESVLVQQAGNIASDMDGEKVMLNVKNGKYYNLGEVGGEIWNALASPAPVSLVVETIKDNFEVSAELAERDVFSFLQHLLEEDLIEFVSRP
- a CDS encoding aldolase, whose product is MVNTVQRLAYKAFGLQIYSELPLPELPLTDQPGLIGSISVIQADLAERWANIPKVSLSLGLLGNEVMFEIKDTAIFSVQDGNTIVVSPAAHADEDCIRLFILGSCMGILLMQRRVLPLHGSALVIDKKAYALVGRSGAGKSTLASYLMDQNYRLISDDVIPVMVQNGHPLAVPGYPQQKLWQQSLDYLGMSSSSYRPLFQREAKFAVPVHDRFHAEPLPLAGVFELAVSSDSPITVQPIQGMERFHTIFNHTYQKHVVSHLGIMEWHFSLIASFVNRLPIYRLTRPEQGFSAPEQAALVLETIHNQVEER
- a CDS encoding paeninodin family lasso peptide, whose protein sequence is MKKEYNTPSLEVLDIKMTMAGPGERIADSFQADPTEVVHYS